TACATTAGATGTAAGAAATTTAAAATCTGCTATATCCTTTAATTTATATAACTGTTCCATTCCATAATTAAAGTCATGATTTCCAAGAGTCATAGCATTGAGTTTCATTTCATTTGAAAGCTTTATCATAGATTCACCTTTTTCCAGTGTTGCAAAGGTAGTTCCATGAGTATTATCACCTGCATCTAGATAGAGGACATTTTCTTTTCCAAAAGTATTTCTATATTCATTGATTATAGAAGCTACTTTAGGGTATCCTATTCCATCATATTTTCCTTCTTCAGCTCTTCCATGTACATCATTTAAATGAATAATAACAAGTTCATATTTGTTGTTTGGATTAGATTGAATATTACTGCACCCAGATAATAAAAAAATAATACTAATAAAAGAAAATACTAATTTTTTAAGATTCATATCCTTCCTCCCAAGAAATTCATATTTTTATTTATTAAAAAATTCTTTCCATTTATCAGCTTTAAAACCAATTAAAATTCCATCATCAGTTACTATTAAAGGTCTTTTTACAAGCATACCATTTGTAGCAAGTATTTTAATCAATTCATCATCAGTAGCTGAAGCAGTTTTTTCTTTTAAATTCATTTCTCTATAGAGCATACCACTTGTATTAAAGAATTTTTTAACAGGAATTCCACTTAATTTTATATATTTTTTTAGTTCTTC
The Fusobacterium sp. DNA segment above includes these coding regions:
- a CDS encoding arsenate reductase family protein translates to MSVLFINYPKCSTCINARKWLEENNIKFTSRHIVEDNPKEEELKKYIKLSGIPVKKFFNTSGMLYREMNLKEKTASATDDELIKILATNGMLVKRPLIVTDDGILIGFKADKWKEFFNK